In a genomic window of Passer domesticus isolate bPasDom1 chromosome 3, bPasDom1.hap1, whole genome shotgun sequence:
- the LOC135296861 gene encoding endogenous retrovirus group K member 24 Gag polyprotein-like has protein sequence MGAKLSTQQKRVYLQVITILAGRNIKLIKRELKQLIMWLFTQFPQITPEMVHRIDFWNSVGTKLSQLDSEGESKSKKLVYWSFQIITALKEQGKLRKQLSPGSCSPCPQVLDPCSTSSVPQNKGILRETAHTGTVPGSCHPPGFPQGPPTPHLRSPGQTSGDSSPNPVSPTPKSPVVKPKAEFLVPEGDYSQTLSQNGSHGAQDGGGHMAFPSKTLSSSHNPFLFPSKPVVPSPPLQNPAHPCFAPPFVPPPSSTPFPPPPPLAPPPSYHPQAEHVPALDSAQAPSPTQVPTQCPSLPCSGSHAPPPGSHNPVPGVGAGLENRNTGLAPAITAAPVTYQQEGQGPVKAQWTPFPHSTIKELCKAQKEFSRESEYFRGLLRASLLETNVVPADLRTLFSCLLNPTEFGVWEEAWKKGIRDILPDLWADTQTSTIRGGEAVCTEHLIGTGNWADGVIQARDIPRAVLRESAKVAERAFLSLKTAVPSLTFSKIIQGSEEPFIIFVERLRRAIEQQVHSESARPSVLLEMAAANANTACKAAILSLPLDPPPTIQAMIEVCQTKVPVIVRQDTDTKPSTRRVSFAEPRNFFEAMPAQPQRTPTLPRPPPRGQCHLCGNTEHWMPDCPLRTEFYEFRRKQTASQEGFKKDQKN, from the coding sequence ATGGGTGCTAAACTGTCGACACAGCAGAAAAGAGTTTATCTCCAAGTTATAACTATCCTTGCTGGGAGAAATATTAAGTTAATTAAGAGGGAATTAAAGCAGTTGATAATGTGGTTGTTTACTCAGTTTCCTCAGATTACCCCTGAAATGGTTCATAGGATAGATTTTTGGAATTCAGTTGGAACAAAATTATCTCAATTGGATTCTGAGGGGGAATCAAAgagtaaaaaattagtttattggAGCTTCCAAATTATTACAGCTTTAAAAGAACAAGGGAAACTGAGGAAACAACTATCCCCTGGTTCATGTTCACCCTGTCCCCAAGTCCTAGATCCTTGTTCCACCTCCTCTGTACCTCAGAATAAGGGAATCCTGAGGGAAACAGCTCACACAGGCACAGTGCCGGGTTCTTGCCATCCCCCGGGTTTTCCTCAGGGTCCTCCAACCCCCCACCTCCGAAGTCCTGGCCAGACTTCGGGGGATTCTTCCCCGAACCCTGTTTCCCCCACCCCGAAGTCCCCGGTTGTCAAGCCCAAAGCTGAGTTCTTAGTTCCAGAGGGTGACTACTCTCAGACTCTGTCTCAAAATGGCTCCCATGGAGCTCAAGATGGAGGTGGCCACATGGCTTTTCCCTCCAAAACCCTGTCTTCTTCCCacaatccttttctttttccctccaagcctgttgtcccctcccctcccctacAAAACCCTGCCCACCCCTGTTTCGCTCCACCCTTTGTTCCTCCACCCTCTTCCACgccctttcctcctccccctcccctagCCCCGCCCCCAAGTTACCACCCACAGGCGGAGCATGTCCCAGCTCTCGACTCCgcccaggctcccagccccacccAGGTTCCCACGCAatgcccctccctcccctgttcTGGTTCCCACGCCCCACCTCCTGGTTCCCACAACCCGGTTCCCGGGGTGGGGGCAGGGTTGGAGAACCGGAACACAGGGCTTGCACCAGCGATCACTGCAGCCCCTGTCACATaccagcaggagggacagggaccggTCAAAGCGCAGTGGACCCCATTCCCCCACTCCACCATCAAGGAGCTGTGCAAGGCTCAAAAGGAGTTCTCCCGGGAGAGTGAATATTTCCGGGGACTCCTTCGAGCCTCTTTATTAGAAACTAATGTTGTTCCTGCTGATTTGCGGACACTTTTTTCATGTCTTCTCAACCCCACTGAATTCGGGGTATGGGAAGAGGCATGGAAAAAGGGAATAAGGGACATTCTCCCAGACTTATGGGCAGATACCCAAACAAGCACAATCCGTGGTGGTGAAGCGGTGTGTACCGAGCACCTTATCGGTACCGGAAACTGGGCCGACGGGGTGATCCAAGCAAGGGATATCCCCCGTGCTGTGCTCCGGGAAAGCGCCAAGGTAGCGGAGCGGGCTTTCCTATCATTGAAGACTGCAGTACCATCTCttacattttctaaaataatccAGGGCAGTGAGGAGCCTTTTATAATCTTTGTCGAGCGTCTCCGCAGGGCTATAGAACAGCAAGTCCACAGCGAGAGCGCTCGACCGAGCGTCCTGCTCGAGATGGCTGCCGCCAATGCAAACACCGCCTGCAAGGCAGCCATCCTCAGCCTGCCCTTGGACCCGCCTCCCACCATCCAGGCAATGATAGAGGTTTGCCAGACGAAGGTTCCGGTCATCGTTCGGCAGGACACTGACACCAAGCCATCGACCCGCCGGGTGTCCTTCGCCGAACCAAGGAACTTCTTTGAAGCAATGCCCGCACAGCCACAACGGACTCCTACCCTGCCAAGGCCGCCGCCGCGTGGACAGTGTCACCTCTGTGGCAACACCGAACACTGGATGCCGGACTGCCCACTCCGAACTGAGTTTTATGAGTTCAGGAGGAAGCAGACGGCATCCCAGGAGGGTTTTAAGAAAGATCAAAAAAACTAA